A genomic stretch from Trueperaceae bacterium includes:
- a CDS encoding tRNA-binding protein, which produces MNDDLAPPTDVETFFRSDLRAGTITRVEAFPGARIPAWKVWVDLGPQLGVRTSSARITDLYGAEDLVGRQVVALVNVPPRRIGPFLSECLVTGFDTPEGVVLTSVERPVPNGTRLY; this is translated from the coding sequence GTGAACGACGACCTGGCGCCCCCCACCGACGTCGAGACGTTCTTCCGTTCCGATCTGCGCGCCGGCACCATCACGCGGGTCGAGGCGTTCCCAGGCGCGCGCATCCCCGCCTGGAAAGTGTGGGTGGACCTCGGTCCGCAGCTGGGCGTGCGCACCTCGAGCGCTCGGATTACCGACCTGTACGGCGCGGAGGACCTGGTCGGGCGGCAGGTCGTCGCCCTCGTGAACGTCCCGCCGCGGCGCATCGGGCCGTTCCTCAGCGAGTGCCTCGTGACGGGCTTCGACACCCCCGAGGGGGTGGTCCTGACGAGCGTCGAGCGGCCCGTCCCGAACGGCACGCGCCTGTACTGA